One stretch of Terriglobales bacterium DNA includes these proteins:
- a CDS encoding amidohydrolase family protein, with product MANNSAIDVMYFPPARQGLVEAGAGEPRCHEPVERALELLNRAGLEKVLISQCKRWSCERRWMCEDAALDDVLRYTLPYPQKFVGIAGYSPHNISQSLQEAETAVKLYGFRGVHVHPGSFGLSVNDRRMYPLYAKAAEWHVPVILDMRHLRDFSDGLTPAAMARVLWDFETATFVVAQSGWLAADMERLAERCENVCFAFDSHALRREDLRELASLPLLDGRCLWGSNGYPWEVCLPVVQTMPFPSEVREKLLRENARRIFGLERLEFVMPRAWQPAAAGKPIVAER from the coding sequence ATGGCGAATAATTCAGCGATTGACGTGATGTACTTCCCGCCTGCCCGCCAAGGCCTGGTGGAAGCCGGTGCAGGGGAGCCGCGATGTCACGAACCGGTAGAGCGGGCACTGGAATTGCTGAACCGCGCTGGCCTGGAGAAAGTCCTGATCTCCCAATGCAAGCGCTGGTCCTGCGAGCGGCGCTGGATGTGCGAAGATGCCGCTCTCGACGACGTCCTGCGGTATACGCTGCCCTATCCTCAAAAATTTGTCGGCATTGCCGGCTACAGCCCGCACAACATTTCGCAGAGCCTGCAGGAAGCGGAGACTGCAGTGAAGCTGTATGGGTTCCGCGGAGTGCACGTGCATCCGGGAAGCTTTGGACTCTCGGTTAATGACCGCCGCATGTACCCGTTATATGCCAAAGCGGCGGAGTGGCATGTTCCAGTCATCCTCGATATGCGGCACCTGCGCGACTTCAGCGATGGGCTGACGCCAGCGGCCATGGCGCGGGTATTGTGGGATTTCGAGACGGCGACGTTCGTAGTGGCCCAGAGCGGCTGGCTGGCAGCGGATATGGAGCGGCTGGCAGAGCGCTGCGAGAATGTGTGCTTCGCGTTTGATTCCCACGCGCTGAGGAGAGAGGATCTTCGCGAGCTCGCCAGCTTGCCGCTGCTAGATGGGCGCTGTCTCTGGGGCAGCAACGGCTATCCGTGGGAAGTTTGTTTGCCTGTGGTTCAGACCATGCCGTTCCCGAGCGAAGTCCGGGAAAAGCTTCTACGTGAAAATGCCAGGCGGATCTTCGGTCTGGAAAGGCTGGAGTTTGTGATGCCGCGCGCCTGGCAGCCTGCTGCAGCGGGCAAACCGATTGTGGCGGAACGCTGA
- a CDS encoding alpha-2-macroglobulin family protein gives MRPIAALTLLLSLLLPLPATPQEDQNRESFFSVNSNRTWAPGQNPTIDVWAQNQKMLEFRIYKVKDPVKFFTELRDTHSFGGRAPKVPHTQTLIERFHNWKYRIFAAIRDFFRFQFTANNREIIRKWRAGGKAPPPPVAGHPGADIFAQIPLINRDQLVATFRQNFGESKYRWQSQQVSLPISEKGTYLIEVTDGKLRAYTIVMISNLAIITKTAPGHILVFAADRGSGAPVAGAAVRFWSNGAQVAQQQTDASGLAETVIQQDRPEQVLVMARTPDDFAVNAPYSWYLGSDPARTVTSYVYTDRPVYRPGDTMHFKAILRARPGVLYTMPPNTEYRVEILDPEGKSVFAKAMTLSPMGTFHGEFAVPAGAALGNYFIQLHAADAYLQGGSFYVEEYKKPEYEVRVTPEKPRVLQGEAIHATIDARYYFGEPVANAKVTWVVHQARYWSWGFGGDEEEQQYSSDEEGEGEEGGYYAGEQTEEVTARLDQNGRLDITIPTKVNPHKYDINYRIEARVMDEANREIAGHGYVLATYGRFRINVEPNSYVYQAGDTAKLKVQARDYDNNPVQTAFHLAACPYVWNRKTCPQFYSTDGQTDANGNAEISLPLGNRSGEIRVTVTAITPELRELETQTMLWLPDYQASWMGPRTEQLQIIPDKKSYQPGDVAHLLIMTGKGAAHVLVTTEGATILSRQVVHTNGGTAAVDVPIKAEYAPNVFVVAAFLHDNKLHQGSKSLNVPPDQFRLNVKLQPSKPQFQPGEAATYTLTAADSSGKLVSGAEFSLGVVDEAIYAIRPDATQDIMKFFYGRTFNRVGTDSSLAYYFYGQAGKKQMQLAAVATTRALAQLKPERLVQPRIRKAFPDTAFWVADARTDASGRLQVRFNFPDSLTTWRTTARGITQDSKVGSATDKVVVRKNIMLQLALPRFFRQGDEVTVSAIVHNYLKDAKTARVSLDVKGLDILEGSTRDVDVPSRGDAKVDWRVRAANVRQADLLGKALTTEESDAMEITLPVIPYGVKLSLARSGSIAENSADTPVDVVFPEKAEPTSRALTITASPSLAGAVFGALEYLVTYPYGCTEQTMSSFLPNIIVAQATRELGINTNINPQDLAKKIAAGLDRLYQFQHEDGGWGWWQTDDSGVFMTAYVLAGLSQAQQAGYAIKPGVIDRARTWMKSEFDKDPKIIADLRAYMLYALVESGLNDRGALDSVWNQRSNLTPHGLAFLGLAMSKLGDARTGELATNLENQAKSDDQQAWWESDRDYLMDFYEDTSPETTAYALKFLTTVKPDSPLVPKAAVWLVTHRNDGYYWYSTKQTAMVIYGLTGFLKRSGELKPDFTVEVVANGKTVLTRKFTEADALLPAPASLSLPPEDVGATNHVRIRKTGTGRLYWSVNGDYYSAEKKLTNVGSFSLTLAREYFKLTPTRQGERIVYQADSLSGPVQPGDTLAVRLTASGSNWRYMMIEDPIPAGTEFIQRDDLYEVKDKPSWWDFWFTRREFHDDRAAFFQTGFSAGQHDFYYLLKVVNPGKFRVSPAKIEPMYQPQYWATSDPVEVEVK, from the coding sequence ATGAGGCCCATTGCGGCTCTCACTCTGCTCTTGAGCCTTTTGCTGCCGTTGCCGGCAACCCCGCAGGAAGACCAAAACCGCGAATCGTTTTTCTCGGTCAACAGCAACCGCACCTGGGCGCCAGGCCAGAACCCCACCATCGATGTTTGGGCCCAGAACCAGAAAATGCTGGAGTTTCGGATTTACAAGGTCAAAGATCCGGTGAAGTTTTTCACCGAACTGCGCGACACTCACAGCTTCGGGGGGCGCGCCCCCAAGGTCCCGCACACCCAGACCCTGATTGAGCGCTTTCACAACTGGAAATATCGAATCTTCGCTGCCATTCGCGACTTCTTCCGCTTTCAATTCACCGCCAATAACCGCGAAATCATTCGCAAGTGGCGCGCCGGAGGTAAAGCTCCTCCACCGCCCGTTGCTGGCCACCCTGGCGCCGACATCTTTGCTCAAATTCCGCTGATCAATCGCGACCAACTGGTTGCCACTTTTCGCCAGAATTTCGGCGAATCCAAATATCGTTGGCAGTCGCAGCAGGTTTCGTTGCCCATCTCGGAGAAGGGCACGTACCTGATCGAAGTCACGGACGGCAAGCTTCGCGCCTACACCATCGTGATGATCAGCAACCTGGCGATCATCACCAAGACTGCACCCGGACACATCCTGGTGTTTGCTGCCGACCGCGGCAGCGGCGCCCCGGTCGCCGGAGCCGCTGTGCGCTTCTGGTCTAACGGAGCGCAGGTCGCGCAGCAGCAAACCGATGCCAGTGGTCTCGCCGAGACCGTCATCCAGCAGGATCGTCCTGAGCAAGTGCTGGTGATGGCTCGTACGCCTGACGATTTCGCAGTGAATGCCCCGTATTCCTGGTACCTGGGCAGCGATCCGGCGCGAACTGTCACCAGCTACGTCTATACCGATCGCCCTGTATATCGGCCCGGCGATACGATGCACTTCAAAGCCATCCTGCGCGCGCGGCCCGGTGTTCTCTACACCATGCCGCCCAATACCGAGTACCGGGTAGAAATTCTCGATCCTGAGGGGAAATCTGTCTTCGCCAAGGCGATGACTCTATCGCCGATGGGTACCTTCCACGGCGAGTTTGCTGTGCCCGCCGGTGCGGCTCTCGGTAACTACTTTATTCAGTTGCACGCCGCCGATGCCTACCTGCAAGGGGGCAGCTTCTACGTCGAGGAATACAAAAAGCCCGAATACGAAGTACGCGTCACCCCTGAGAAACCTCGCGTCCTCCAAGGTGAAGCCATCCACGCCACCATCGACGCCCGCTACTACTTCGGCGAACCAGTGGCGAATGCGAAGGTCACCTGGGTGGTGCACCAGGCGCGCTACTGGTCGTGGGGTTTTGGCGGGGATGAGGAAGAACAGCAGTATTCCTCAGACGAAGAAGGGGAGGGCGAAGAAGGCGGCTATTACGCCGGCGAGCAGACTGAGGAAGTCACCGCCCGCCTGGATCAGAATGGACGCCTCGACATCACCATTCCCACCAAGGTCAATCCCCATAAATACGACATCAACTACCGCATTGAAGCCCGCGTCATGGACGAGGCCAATCGCGAGATCGCCGGTCACGGTTACGTGCTGGCGACCTATGGCCGCTTCCGCATCAATGTCGAACCCAACTCCTATGTCTACCAGGCAGGCGACACCGCCAAACTCAAGGTGCAGGCTCGCGATTACGACAATAACCCGGTGCAAACGGCATTTCATCTGGCCGCCTGTCCCTACGTCTGGAATCGCAAGACCTGCCCGCAGTTCTATTCCACCGATGGACAGACCGACGCTAACGGCAACGCTGAAATCAGTCTTCCGCTAGGTAATCGCAGCGGTGAGATTCGCGTGACCGTGACTGCGATTACGCCCGAGCTGCGTGAACTCGAAACGCAAACCATGCTTTGGTTGCCCGACTATCAGGCTTCCTGGATGGGACCGCGAACCGAGCAACTCCAGATCATTCCCGATAAGAAGTCGTACCAGCCCGGCGACGTGGCCCACCTGCTGATCATGACCGGAAAGGGCGCGGCTCACGTGCTGGTAACCACGGAAGGCGCTACTATCCTTAGCCGCCAGGTCGTGCACACCAATGGTGGAACCGCCGCCGTCGATGTTCCGATCAAAGCCGAATACGCACCCAATGTTTTTGTGGTGGCCGCGTTTCTGCACGACAACAAACTGCATCAAGGCTCAAAGAGCCTCAACGTTCCGCCTGACCAGTTCCGTCTCAATGTGAAGCTGCAGCCTTCGAAGCCCCAGTTCCAGCCGGGAGAAGCGGCAACCTATACCCTCACTGCCGCCGACTCCAGCGGGAAACTGGTTTCCGGCGCCGAATTCAGTCTCGGCGTGGTAGATGAAGCCATCTATGCCATTCGTCCTGATGCTACTCAGGACATCATGAAGTTCTTCTATGGGCGCACGTTCAACCGCGTGGGCACTGACAGCTCTCTCGCCTATTATTTCTATGGCCAAGCCGGCAAGAAGCAGATGCAGCTTGCCGCCGTGGCGACCACCCGCGCTCTGGCGCAGCTCAAACCCGAGCGCCTGGTGCAGCCGCGTATCCGCAAGGCATTTCCCGATACTGCTTTCTGGGTGGCGGACGCACGCACCGATGCCAGCGGACGCCTTCAGGTGCGCTTCAATTTCCCCGACTCGCTGACTACGTGGCGAACCACTGCTCGTGGGATTACGCAGGATTCCAAGGTCGGCAGCGCCACCGACAAGGTTGTGGTTCGCAAGAACATCATGTTGCAACTGGCGCTGCCCCGCTTCTTCCGCCAGGGAGACGAAGTCACCGTCTCCGCCATCGTTCACAATTACCTCAAAGACGCGAAGACCGCCCGCGTATCGCTCGATGTCAAAGGACTCGATATTTTGGAAGGCTCGACCCGCGATGTGGACGTCCCCAGCCGCGGTGACGCCAAGGTTGACTGGCGCGTACGCGCGGCGAATGTTCGCCAGGCCGATCTGCTCGGCAAGGCTCTCACCACCGAAGAATCCGATGCCATGGAAATCACTCTGCCGGTAATCCCCTACGGCGTGAAGCTCAGCCTCGCCCGGTCAGGTTCCATTGCCGAGAACAGTGCCGACACCCCGGTGGACGTTGTGTTCCCCGAAAAAGCCGAACCTACCTCGCGCGCACTCACCATTACAGCCTCTCCTTCCCTCGCCGGCGCCGTGTTTGGTGCACTCGAGTACCTGGTCACCTATCCCTACGGGTGTACCGAGCAAACCATGTCCAGTTTCCTGCCCAATATCATTGTGGCCCAGGCGACGCGGGAACTGGGAATCAACACCAACATCAATCCCCAGGATCTGGCCAAGAAAATCGCCGCCGGGCTCGATCGCCTCTACCAGTTCCAGCATGAAGATGGAGGATGGGGCTGGTGGCAGACCGATGACAGCGGCGTCTTCATGACTGCGTACGTACTCGCCGGACTCAGCCAGGCGCAACAGGCAGGCTATGCCATCAAGCCGGGCGTGATTGATCGCGCTCGCACCTGGATGAAAAGCGAGTTCGACAAGGATCCCAAAATCATCGCCGATCTGCGTGCCTACATGCTTTACGCTCTGGTCGAGAGCGGACTCAATGACCGCGGCGCTCTCGATTCCGTGTGGAACCAGCGCTCCAACCTCACGCCCCACGGCCTGGCTTTTCTGGGCCTGGCCATGAGCAAGCTGGGCGACGCACGTACAGGCGAGTTGGCGACCAACCTGGAAAACCAGGCTAAGAGTGATGATCAGCAGGCCTGGTGGGAGAGCGATCGCGACTATCTCATGGACTTCTACGAAGACACTAGTCCCGAGACCACAGCCTACGCTTTGAAATTCCTGACCACGGTGAAGCCCGATAGCCCGCTGGTACCCAAGGCTGCCGTGTGGCTGGTGACGCACCGCAACGATGGCTACTACTGGTATTCCACCAAGCAAACCGCGATGGTCATCTATGGCCTGACCGGTTTCCTCAAGCGCAGCGGTGAACTGAAGCCGGATTTCACTGTCGAAGTCGTGGCGAACGGCAAAACCGTTCTTACCAGGAAGTTCACCGAAGCGGACGCGCTCTTGCCTGCTCCCGCGAGCCTGAGCCTGCCGCCGGAAGATGTGGGAGCAACCAACCATGTCCGCATTCGCAAAACCGGAACCGGGCGGCTGTATTGGTCCGTCAATGGCGATTACTACTCTGCAGAAAAGAAACTGACCAATGTAGGCAGCTTCTCACTGACTCTGGCGCGCGAGTACTTCAAACTGACGCCGACCCGCCAGGGCGAGCGCATCGTTTATCAGGCCGATAGCCTTTCCGGACCAGTGCAACCGGGAGATACCCTCGCCGTTCGCCTGACCGCCAGCGGCAGCAACTGGCGCTACATGATGATCGAAGACCCGATTCCCGCAGGCACCGAATTTATCCAGCGCGATGACCTGTATGAGGTCAAGGACAAACCGTCCTGGTGGGATTTCTGGTTTACGCGCCGCGAATTTCACGACGATCGCGCTGCCTTCTTCCAGACTGGGTTCTCCGCCGGCCAGCACGATTTCTATTACTTGCTGAAGGTAGTGAATCCAGGGAAATTCCGCGTCAGCCCGGCAAAGATCGAGCCCATGTATCAACCCCAGTATTGGGCCACCAGTGATCCGGTGGAGGTAGAAGTGAAGTGA
- the crcB gene encoding fluoride efflux transporter CrcB, translating to MAAIVWISLGAILGANARYFLSRWVALVWSPAFAWGTLIINISGSFVLAFFLVWTTERVLADPRWRLMIAVGFCGAYTTFSSFAFETMAYFEQGQWTLFALNILASNLLCLAAVLAGAALARVL from the coding sequence TTGGCCGCGATCGTCTGGATTTCCTTAGGCGCAATTCTGGGCGCCAATGCCCGTTACTTTCTCAGCCGTTGGGTGGCACTTGTCTGGTCGCCGGCATTTGCCTGGGGCACGCTGATCATCAACATCAGCGGCAGCTTCGTCCTGGCATTTTTCCTGGTGTGGACCACGGAACGCGTTCTCGCCGATCCTCGGTGGCGGCTGATGATTGCCGTAGGCTTTTGCGGCGCGTACACGACCTTCTCCAGCTTTGCCTTCGAGACCATGGCCTATTTCGAGCAGGGCCAGTGGACGCTGTTCGCGCTGAACATTCTGGCCAGCAACCTTCTCTGCCTGGCGGCTGTCCTCGCCGGTGCGGCGCTGGCGCGGGTGCTATAA
- a CDS encoding DUF190 domain-containing protein: protein MPLLMGVQVTMYLNEADKWHHKPLHVEILNYLRRENVAGATVLHAVAGFTGRQQVHTSHLVDAGGNLPILLTFIDTEEHIQRVLPTLREMAPHRLIVRENVEIEQGLG, encoded by the coding sequence ATGCCGCTCCTCATGGGTGTGCAGGTTACCATGTATCTCAACGAAGCCGACAAGTGGCACCACAAGCCGTTGCATGTAGAGATCCTGAATTATCTGCGGCGGGAGAATGTAGCGGGCGCCACTGTCCTGCACGCAGTTGCAGGCTTTACTGGCAGGCAGCAGGTCCACACCAGCCACCTGGTGGATGCGGGTGGAAATCTTCCCATCCTGCTTACCTTCATTGATACCGAAGAGCACATACAACGCGTGCTGCCTACTCTTCGCGAAATGGCGCCCCACCGGCTCATCGTCCGGGAAAACGTGGAGATCGAACAGGGTCTGGGCTGA
- a CDS encoding glycosyltransferase family 39 protein, whose translation MLAQTPQPRPRTYLLALVLLWLVIYVPGLFAPALFDDADSVHAEAAREILVRHDWVTLHADGIRYLEKAPLLYWTIAASFRGFGVHEWSARLPLVLGMLATMLAVFALGRRAYGEKAGFYSSLVLATSLGAYIFTRILIPDLLLGLWLTLSFYFFFHILEQESPSRAACWGLAAATALNVLTKGLIGLVFPAAIIFLYLLLTHDLRRLLRMRLLSSLVVFLLIAAPWHILAGIRNPAAGEARGFFWFYFVNEHFLRYLNKRVPRDYDTVPLLVFWGLVLVWLLPWCAFVPQSLAQVPHRLRDFVSRLDRPHKASLLFAIWALVILVFFSFSTRQEYYTIPAIPALALLIGAWLARESDASDVSASSALRAGRISALGLLILGIVVFIAATSLLLFSRRPAAGAELADLLKKNPEQYALSLGHVFDLTPEALGMFRPELLLVGIAFLLGTGLAWWMRHRRQPAKSNAVLALMMVAVLFAVWLALRKFAPILGSKDLAIAVEKAYRPGDIIVINGEYESASTLNFYTRIPVHILHERSANLWYGSCFPDAPHVFETDGSFLQLWNSPARVFLWTDVREAPQLAGNPTFELAHSGGKYILSNRPD comes from the coding sequence GTGCTCGCACAGACCCCTCAGCCGCGCCCCCGGACTTATCTCCTCGCCCTGGTTCTGCTCTGGCTGGTGATTTATGTACCTGGACTGTTTGCCCCCGCGCTCTTTGACGATGCGGATTCGGTGCACGCGGAAGCCGCGCGAGAGATCCTGGTCCGCCACGATTGGGTCACGCTGCACGCCGACGGCATTCGCTATCTCGAAAAAGCGCCGTTGCTCTACTGGACCATCGCAGCCAGCTTTCGGGGGTTCGGCGTTCACGAATGGTCGGCGCGTCTGCCGCTGGTTCTGGGCATGCTGGCAACTATGCTGGCCGTGTTCGCGCTCGGCCGCCGGGCTTATGGAGAGAAGGCCGGCTTTTACAGCTCGCTGGTGCTGGCTACCAGCCTCGGGGCCTACATCTTCACTCGCATCCTGATTCCAGATCTCCTGCTGGGCCTGTGGCTCACGCTGAGCTTCTACTTCTTCTTTCACATCCTCGAACAGGAATCGCCTTCTCGGGCGGCGTGCTGGGGATTGGCAGCAGCGACCGCGCTGAACGTTTTAACCAAGGGCCTGATTGGTCTGGTGTTTCCCGCAGCCATCATCTTCTTGTATTTGCTGCTGACGCATGATCTGCGGCGGCTGCTGCGCATGCGTCTGCTTTCGAGCCTTGTTGTGTTTCTGCTGATCGCCGCGCCCTGGCACATTCTGGCGGGAATTCGCAATCCTGCTGCCGGCGAGGCTCGCGGATTCTTCTGGTTCTATTTCGTCAATGAGCACTTCCTGCGCTATCTCAATAAACGCGTGCCGCGCGACTACGATACGGTTCCTCTTCTAGTTTTTTGGGGGTTGGTTTTGGTCTGGCTGCTGCCCTGGTGCGCATTTGTTCCCCAGTCGCTGGCGCAGGTGCCGCATCGCCTGCGAGATTTCGTCTCCAGGCTCGATCGCCCTCACAAAGCCAGTCTCTTGTTTGCCATCTGGGCGTTGGTAATTCTTGTCTTCTTCAGCTTTTCCACCCGGCAGGAGTACTACACGATCCCGGCGATTCCGGCGCTGGCGCTGTTGATTGGCGCCTGGCTGGCACGGGAGAGCGACGCATCCGATGTGTCCGCTTCTTCTGCGCTACGCGCCGGCCGCATTTCAGCACTCGGCCTGTTGATTCTGGGAATAGTAGTATTCATCGCCGCTACCAGCCTGCTTCTGTTCTCTCGCCGTCCTGCCGCCGGCGCTGAACTCGCAGATTTGCTGAAGAAGAATCCTGAACAGTACGCTCTTTCCCTGGGACACGTCTTCGATCTCACGCCTGAGGCCCTGGGAATGTTTCGCCCTGAATTGTTGCTGGTTGGAATCGCGTTCCTGTTGGGTACTGGTCTGGCCTGGTGGATGCGCCACCGCCGCCAGCCCGCGAAGAGCAATGCCGTACTCGCTCTGATGATGGTGGCAGTTCTGTTCGCCGTTTGGCTCGCTTTGCGGAAATTCGCCCCTATCCTGGGCTCGAAGGACCTCGCCATTGCCGTTGAGAAGGCTTACCGCCCGGGAGACATCATCGTCATCAACGGCGAATATGAATCCGCCTCAACGCTTAACTTCTATACCAGAATTCCCGTGCACATACTTCACGAGCGCAGCGCCAATCTGTGGTATGGCTCCTGCTTCCCGGATGCCCCTCATGTGTTTGAGACCGACGGATCGTTCCTTCAGCTTTGGAACAGCCCTGCTCGCGTTTTTCTCTGGACCGACGTGCGCGAAGCACCTCAGCTGGCCGGAAATCCGACATTTGAGCTGGCTCACAGCGGCGGCAAATACATTCTCAGCAATCGTCCCGACTAA
- a CDS encoding DUF1175 family protein, with product MRKLISSRRLFAATAFLALTAAFGIAGSPSAKIPDFTDTFSDGTPDQLRLRQPSDRDAFVRWFTFLAEAEYVAPPQNRVPEITDCAALLRFAYREALRKHDGPWATELRLPVVPALPSITEYNYPHTALGAAIFRVVPGPFRPEDLNSGAFRQFADADKLQKFNTHFISREIRRARPGDLLFFHQPDQRSPWHAMIYLGQSQFSSGPQEWVVYHTGPSGHTSGELRRFSVQELLNFPFTRWRPLPNNPAFLGVFRWNILREAD from the coding sequence TTGCGCAAGCTGATCTCCAGCCGTCGCCTGTTCGCGGCAACCGCTTTCCTCGCTTTAACTGCGGCTTTTGGCATCGCAGGCTCCCCAAGCGCGAAAATCCCCGATTTCACGGATACATTTTCCGACGGTACTCCCGACCAGCTTCGTCTCCGCCAGCCCTCGGACCGCGACGCGTTTGTTCGCTGGTTCACTTTCCTCGCCGAGGCGGAATATGTGGCGCCGCCGCAGAATCGCGTTCCGGAAATTACCGACTGTGCCGCTTTGCTGCGGTTCGCCTATCGCGAGGCTCTACGCAAGCACGATGGACCCTGGGCCACAGAATTAAGATTGCCCGTGGTGCCGGCGCTTCCTTCGATCACGGAATACAACTATCCGCACACTGCGCTGGGGGCAGCCATTTTCCGCGTCGTCCCCGGTCCATTTCGCCCGGAAGACTTGAATTCCGGCGCATTCCGCCAGTTCGCAGATGCCGACAAGCTGCAGAAATTCAACACGCACTTCATTTCGCGGGAAATTCGTCGCGCTCGTCCCGGTGATCTGCTCTTCTTTCACCAGCCCGATCAGCGCTCTCCCTGGCACGCCATGATCTACCTGGGCCAGAGCCAGTTCTCGAGCGGGCCGCAGGAGTGGGTGGTCTATCACACCGGCCCCAGCGGCCACACGAGCGGCGAACTCCGCCGTTTCAGCGTGCAGGAGTTACTGAATTTCCCTTTTACCCGCTGGCGCCCGTTGCCCAACAATCCCGCCTTCTTGGGTGTGTTTCGCTGGAACATTCTGCGGGAGGCGGACTGA